A region from the Altererythrobacter sp. H2 genome encodes:
- a CDS encoding DUF2306 domain-containing protein — protein sequence MTALSLSAPAPTPAPAPAANTARRPAAGFDIGPVARTAVSLACFTMTFVMVLALGKAALGMVPNLHHYAKLPIIIHVATVIPTVPLGGYLLLAAKGTPRHKLLGKVWLVLMLVTATSAIFIQSSGSFSWIHLFVPLTFHAAWKVVATARKGDIAAHKRHLVTTYLTALMLPGVAAFLIPGRLMNVMLFG from the coding sequence ATGACCGCTCTTTCGCTTTCCGCCCCTGCCCCTACCCCCGCCCCCGCCCCCGCCGCCAACACAGCACGCCGCCCGGCCGCCGGGTTCGATATCGGCCCGGTGGCCCGCACGGCCGTCAGCCTGGCCTGCTTCACCATGACCTTTGTCATGGTGCTGGCGCTGGGCAAGGCGGCGCTCGGCATGGTGCCCAACCTGCACCATTACGCCAAGCTGCCGATCATCATCCACGTCGCGACCGTCATTCCCACGGTTCCGCTCGGCGGTTACCTGTTGCTGGCGGCGAAGGGCACGCCGCGCCACAAGCTGCTGGGGAAGGTCTGGCTGGTGCTGATGCTGGTCACGGCCACGTCTGCCATCTTCATCCAGTCGAGCGGCAGCTTCAGCTGGATTCACCTGTTCGTGCCGCTGACCTTCCATGCTGCGTGGAAAGTCGTGGCCACCGCACGCAAGGGCGATATCGCCGCGCACAAGCGCCACCTGGTGACGACCTACCTCACCGCGCTGATGCTGCCCGGTGTGGCCGCCTTCCTGATCCCGGGCCGCCTGATGAACGTGATGCTGTTCGGCTAA
- a CDS encoding LytTR family DNA-binding domain-containing protein, translating into MPDTATTPTSQSHRFWRKLVLDLAVMVGIGVVLAVIGPFGTFETSLPVRLAYWTSLAVAGYAFYRPIGWLIEHHGRKLDLPTWLLWTGACLIATVPMSLAVAAVDRLPYGQPFPPFEVLAVNYGYVLVIGAIVTLLFFLFDPDRAAAAQAKALRLPEPVSDSVPAPVSEPAPAVGRFLERLPPHLGTDLIALEMEDHYVRAHTALGSELILMRLRDAIAELDGIEGLQVHRSWWVARHAVEDVRRDGRNLRLVLPGGLEAPVARANVAVLKEQGWI; encoded by the coding sequence ATGCCAGACACCGCCACCACCCCCACAAGCCAGTCGCACCGGTTCTGGCGCAAGCTCGTGCTCGACTTGGCGGTCATGGTGGGGATCGGCGTGGTGCTGGCGGTGATCGGCCCGTTCGGGACGTTTGAGACCAGCCTGCCGGTCAGGCTCGCTTACTGGACCAGTCTCGCAGTGGCCGGATACGCCTTCTACCGTCCGATTGGCTGGCTGATCGAACATCATGGCCGGAAACTCGACCTGCCGACCTGGCTGCTGTGGACCGGCGCTTGCCTGATTGCGACGGTGCCGATGTCGCTGGCGGTGGCGGCAGTCGACCGCCTGCCATACGGGCAGCCGTTCCCGCCGTTCGAGGTGCTGGCGGTCAATTATGGCTACGTGCTGGTGATTGGCGCCATCGTGACCTTGCTGTTCTTCCTGTTTGACCCTGACCGGGCCGCGGCTGCGCAGGCCAAGGCGCTGCGGTTGCCCGAACCGGTTTCCGATTCTGTTCCGGCGCCGGTTTCGGAACCCGCGCCTGCGGTCGGGCGCTTCCTCGAGCGACTTCCGCCGCACCTCGGCACAGACCTGATCGCGCTGGAGATGGAGGACCACTATGTCCGCGCGCATACGGCGCTCGGCAGCGAGCTGATCCTGATGCGGCTGCGCGATGCCATCGCCGAACTGGACGGGATCGAGGGTCTGCAGGTCCACCGCAGCTGGTGGGTCGCGCGCCATGCGGTGGAGGATGTGCGCCGTGACGGGCGCAACCTGCGGCTGGTCCTGCCCGGCGGTCTGGAAGCCCCGGTCGCCCGTGCCAATGTGGCCGTGCTCAAGGAGCAGGGCTGGATCTGA